Proteins from a genomic interval of Gemmatimonadaceae bacterium:
- a CDS encoding DUF58 domain-containing protein, whose amino-acid sequence MSSLRADELDPAVLAALGHLELVARWTVDGFINGLHRSPRKGFSVEFAEHRQYQPGDDLRYLDWRIAARADRWVVKLFEEETNARAMLVLDVSASMQWSGDPARLTKLAYAERLASAMALLLLRQRDAVGLIRFDAQLRDVVPPRSARTQWRRLVAAFSEPGGGRASNVKDALMAAGKLVRRPGFVVLLSDLLTDPTPVADAAKTLRARGHEVLVLHIMDPAERDFPEAGEARYRDPESQAEVPATPGEVRQSYRQTVQEALADWKGAMTRSGARYALAYTDEPFGRPLRYLVGVNGRGAMI is encoded by the coding sequence ATGTCCAGCCTCCGCGCCGACGAACTCGACCCCGCCGTCCTCGCCGCCCTGGGCCACCTCGAACTGGTGGCCCGGTGGACCGTCGACGGGTTCATCAATGGGCTCCACCGGTCGCCGCGGAAGGGCTTCAGCGTGGAGTTCGCCGAGCACCGGCAGTACCAGCCCGGGGACGACCTGCGCTACCTCGACTGGCGCATCGCCGCCCGCGCCGACCGGTGGGTGGTGAAGCTCTTCGAGGAGGAGACCAACGCCCGCGCCATGTTGGTGCTGGACGTCAGCGCCTCCATGCAGTGGTCGGGCGATCCGGCGCGTCTCACCAAGCTGGCCTACGCCGAGCGGCTGGCGAGCGCGATGGCGCTGCTGCTGCTCCGGCAGCGCGATGCGGTGGGGCTCATTCGCTTCGACGCCCAGCTCCGCGATGTGGTGCCGCCGCGGTCGGCGCGGACCCAGTGGCGGCGGTTGGTCGCGGCCTTCTCCGAGCCCGGCGGCGGTCGCGCCTCCAACGTGAAGGACGCCCTCATGGCCGCCGGCAAGCTGGTGCGCCGGCCGGGGTTCGTGGTGCTGTTGTCCGATCTGCTGACCGATCCCACGCCCGTGGCCGACGCCGCCAAGACGCTGCGTGCGCGCGGGCATGAGGTGCTGGTCCTCCACATCATGGACCCCGCCGAGCGGGATTTCCCGGAGGCCGGGGAAGCACGCTACCGCGACCCCGAGTCGCAGGCGGAAGTGCCGGCCACGCCCGGCGAAGTGCGGCAGAGCTATCGTCAGACCGTGCAGGAGGCGCTCGCCGACTGGAAGGGCGCCATGACCCGCTCCGGCGCGCGCTATGCGCTGGCGTATACCGATGAACCGTTTGGCCGTCCGCTCCGCTATCTGGTGGGTGTGAATGGCCGCGGCGCGATGATCTGA